The following coding sequences lie in one Zingiber officinale cultivar Zhangliang chromosome 2B, Zo_v1.1, whole genome shotgun sequence genomic window:
- the LOC122047245 gene encoding E3 ubiquitin-protein ligase SINAT2-like: MEIPESHSMECEFSTGDFDNDRVPSYKSSAGSGVKASLSSTGSVHELLECPVCTNSMYPPIHQCPNGHTLCLNCKARVQNHCPTCHQELGNIRCLALEKVAESLELPCRHQNLGCSEIHPYYSKLKHEQLCRFRPYNCPYAGSECLVTGDIPMLVAHLKNDHKVDMHDGCTFNHRYVKSNPNEVENATWMLTVFSCYGHYFCLHFEAFLLGMTPVYMAFLRFLGEDSETRQFGYSLEVGSNDRKLTWQGVPRSIRDNHRKVRDSYDGLIIHRNMALFFSGGSRQELKLRVTGRIWKEQ; encoded by the exons ATGGAGATCCCTGAATCCCATTCAATGGAATGCGAGTTCTCCACCGGGGATTTTGATAATGATCGCGTTCCATCTTATAAATCTTCTGCTGGTTCTGGTGTTAAAGCGAGCTTATCTTCAACCGGTAGTGTGCATGAACTTCTTGAATGCCCAGTGTGCACAAATTCTATGTACCCTCCCATACATCAG TGTCCCAATGGCCACACTCTCTGTTTGAACTGCAAAGCGAGAGTACAAAACCATTGCCCCACTTGTCATCAAGAGTTAGGGAACATCAGATGCCTGGCTCTTGAGAAAGTTGCTGAGTCGTTGGAGTTACCATGCCGACATCAGAACCTTGGCTGCTCCGAGATTCATCCATATTATAGCAAATTGAAACACGAACAGCTTTGCAGGTTCAGACCCTACAATTGCCCTTATGCAGGCTCCGAATGCCTGGTCACTGGTGACATTCCAATGCTCGTTGCCCACTTGAAAAATGATCATAAGGTGGATATGCATGATGGGTGCACATTCAATCATCGATATGTCAAATCAAATCCTAACGAAGTCGAAAATGCAACTTGGATGCTCACT GTTTTCAGTTGCTATGGCCATTATTTCTGCCTTCATTTCGAGGCATTCCTTCTTGGAATGACTCCTGTGTACATGGCATTCCTAAGGTTTCTTGGCGAAGACAGTGAAACGAGGCAGTTCGGCTACAGCTTAGAAGTTGGCAGCAATGACCGAAAACTCACATGGCAAGGTGTTCCCAGGAGCATAAGGGATAATCACAGGAAAGTTCGTGACAGCTACGACGGGCTGATCATCCATCGGAACATGGCTCTCTTCTTCTCTGGCGGTAGCCGGCAAGAGCTGAAGCTACGAGTGACGGGCCGCATATGGAAAGAACAATAA
- the LOC122047246 gene encoding dolichyl-diphosphooligosaccharide--protein glycosyltransferase subunit DAD1: MAKSSTSDAQALFRSLRSAYAATPTNLKIIDLYVVYAITTAVIQVVYMGIVGSFPFNSFLAGVLSCLGTAVLAVCLRIQVNKENKEFKDLPPERAFADFVLCNLVLHLVVMNFLG, from the exons ATGGCCAAGTCAAGTACAAGCGATGCCCAAGCTCTCTTTCGTTCTCTGCGTTCAGCTTATGCTGCCACACCGACCAATCTTAAG ATTATTGATCTTTATGTGGTTTATGCAATCACTACAGCAGTAATTCAG GTGGTGTACATGGGAATAGTTGGATCGTTCCCCTTCAACTCTTTCCTGGCCGGCGTTCTGTCCTGCTTAGGGACTGCAGTACTTGCAG TTTGTCTCCGAATCCAAGTCAACAAAGAGAACAAGGAGTTCAAG GATCTACCACCCGAACGGGCGTTCGCTGATTTCGTTCTTTGCAACTTGGTGCTCCACCTCGTGGTAATGAACTTTCTTGGTTAG